One stretch of Rhodospirillaceae bacterium DNA includes these proteins:
- a CDS encoding sugar ABC transporter permease, with protein sequence MRNDPIKYFFIWPALLVVLAIAIFPLIYSLTTSFMSFRLVPPTPPRFVGLENYGNLLINPRFWQVTWTTSIIAFVSVAIQYVLGFAVALALFAKVPGEKLFRVGFLLPMLIAPVAVALIARQIFNPTVGPLNHFMTSLGFPNLPFLTETHWAIGALITVEVWQWTPFIILMLLAGLATLPDDVYEAAALENASSWRQFWDITFPMMLPISVAVVFIRLIESYKIIDTVFVMTGGGPGISTETLTLFAYQEGFKKFNLGYTSALSFLFLIVITVIGVVYLAILKPYLAKHR encoded by the coding sequence ATGCGCAACGATCCGATCAAATATTTCTTCATCTGGCCGGCACTGCTTGTCGTGCTGGCGATTGCGATCTTTCCGCTGATCTATTCGCTCACCACCAGCTTCATGAGCTTCCGCCTGGTGCCACCGACGCCACCGCGTTTCGTCGGCCTCGAGAATTACGGCAATCTCCTCATCAATCCGCGTTTCTGGCAGGTCACCTGGACCACCAGCATCATCGCCTTTGTCTCGGTCGCCATCCAATATGTGCTGGGCTTCGCGGTCGCCTTGGCGCTGTTCGCCAAGGTGCCCGGCGAAAAGCTGTTCCGTGTCGGCTTCCTGTTGCCGATGCTGATCGCACCCGTGGCCGTGGCACTCATCGCGCGCCAGATCTTCAATCCGACGGTGGGGCCGCTCAATCATTTCATGACGTCGCTGGGCTTCCCCAATCTGCCCTTCCTCACCGAGACGCATTGGGCGATCGGCGCGCTCATCACCGTCGAGGTGTGGCAATGGACGCCCTTCATCATCCTGATGCTGCTGGCCGGCCTCGCCACCTTGCCGGATGATGTCTATGAGGCGGCGGCGCTGGAGAACGCGTCGTCCTGGCGACAGTTCTGGGACATCACCTTCCCGATGATGCTGCCAATCTCGGTCGCCGTCGTGTTCATCCGCCTGATCGAGAGCTACAAGATCATCGATACGGTGTTCGTCATGACCGGCGGCGGGCCAGGCATCTCGACCGAGACACTGACCTTGTTCGCCTATCAGGAGGGCTTCAAGAAGTTCAACCTCGGCTACACCTCTGCCTTGTCGTTCCTGTTCCTGATCGTCATCACGGTGATCGGCGTCGTCTATCTCGCAATCCTCAAACCCTATCTGGCGAAACATAGATGA
- the rbsK gene encoding ribokinase has translation MSAQQEGVVILGIFVADLAFMGDRMPKIGETIAGSGFKMGPGGKGSNQSVAAARAGAKVTFISKIGRDTFGEIAQKTWKDEGINAQVGLSDTDPTGVAFIYVNDKTGENAIIVYPGAAGTLSPADVDAAAAQIRGAKVFVTQLEQPVAAAQRALEIAKAAGVITIFNPAPAEPFPAALFPLCDYIAPNESEAAALVGFALDSLDDARRAGDALLAKGARNALITLGERGALLHSSTESIHVPAVAAGTVIDTAGAGDAFVGGFAAAIADGTAPAEAVRFGCTVAGLSVTKRGTAPAMPSRAEIDAMLAKKR, from the coding sequence ATGAGCGCGCAACAGGAAGGTGTCGTCATCCTTGGGATTTTCGTCGCCGATCTTGCCTTCATGGGCGATCGGATGCCGAAGATCGGCGAGACCATCGCCGGCTCCGGCTTCAAGATGGGGCCGGGTGGCAAGGGGTCGAATCAGTCGGTGGCGGCAGCGCGGGCCGGAGCCAAGGTGACGTTCATTTCCAAGATCGGCCGCGATACATTCGGCGAGATCGCGCAGAAGACCTGGAAAGATGAAGGCATCAACGCCCAGGTGGGCCTGTCCGATACCGATCCAACCGGCGTCGCCTTCATCTACGTCAACGACAAGACCGGCGAGAATGCGATCATCGTCTATCCCGGTGCCGCCGGGACCCTGTCGCCGGCCGATGTCGATGCGGCAGCGGCACAGATTCGCGGTGCCAAAGTCTTTGTGACGCAATTGGAACAGCCTGTGGCGGCGGCGCAACGGGCGCTCGAAATCGCCAAGGCGGCCGGCGTCATCACCATCTTCAATCCGGCGCCGGCCGAACCCTTTCCGGCAGCATTGTTTCCATTGTGCGACTATATCGCGCCCAATGAGAGCGAAGCGGCGGCCCTGGTCGGCTTTGCACTCGACAGCCTCGATGATGCGCGCCGCGCCGGCGACGCCCTCCTGGCGAAGGGGGCCAGAAACGCACTGATCACGTTGGGTGAGCGAGGCGCCTTGCTGCACTCCAGCACAGAGTCGATCCACGTGCCGGCCGTGGCGGCCGGGACGGTGATCGATACGGCTGGGGCCGGCGATGCCTTTGTCGGTGGTTTTGCCGCTGCGATTGCCGATGGCACAGCGCCCGCCGAAGCTGTACGCTTTGGTTGTACAGTTGCTGGCCTTTCCGTCACCAAGCGGGGCACGGCGCCAGCGATGCCGTCGCGGGCCGAAATCGACGCGATGCTGGCAAAAAAAAGATGA
- a CDS encoding RbsD/FucU family protein, with protein sequence MLKNINPLLNADILFALRAMGHGDRLVLCDTNFPAASVAKQTVLGGLLRMDGVTTAEATRAILSLMPLDTFIPDAAMRMEIVGAPKEVPAVQQEVQAEIDRAEGKSWPLVSVERMAFYELAKKSYCVIATGERRFYGCFMFTKGVIPPDAR encoded by the coding sequence GTGCTGAAGAACATCAACCCGCTGTTGAATGCGGACATTCTCTTTGCGTTGCGTGCAATGGGCCATGGCGATCGCCTGGTTCTGTGCGACACCAATTTCCCGGCGGCCTCGGTTGCCAAGCAGACGGTCCTTGGTGGCCTGCTGCGGATGGACGGCGTCACCACCGCGGAGGCAACGCGCGCCATCCTCTCCTTGATGCCGCTTGATACCTTCATCCCGGACGCGGCGATGCGCATGGAGATCGTCGGTGCGCCTAAGGAAGTGCCGGCGGTGCAGCAGGAAGTGCAGGCCGAGATCGACCGTGCCGAGGGCAAGTCCTGGCCGCTGGTCTCGGTCGAGCGCATGGCCTTTTATGAACTCGCCAAGAAATCCTATTGCGTGATCGCCACGGGCGAGCGGCGCTTCTATGGTTGCTTCATGTTCACCAAGGGCGTCATTCCGCCCGATGCGCGGTAA
- a CDS encoding aldehyde dehydrogenase family protein: MSVARYFDEMSYGPAPEADTEARAWLKRHEAGFGHFIGGAFVKPEGGQYFDAVDPSTGSILGRVAQGGADDVEKAVAAARKAQGPWAKLPGHTRARHLYALARAVQRNARLLAVVEAIDNGKPIRETRDIDVPQVARHFYYHAGWAQLQASEFADQVPVGVVGQIIPWNFPLLMLAWKVAPALALGNTVVLKPAEFTSLTALLFAEIAAEAGLPAGVLNVVTGDGSTGATIVGHAGIDKIAFTGSSEVGKLIREKTAGSGKSLTLELGGKSPFIVFDDADIDGAVEGVVDAIWFNQGQVCCAGSRLLVQEGIAETFLARLKRRMATLRVGMPLDKCIDMGAIVAPVQLERIKSLVATGVAEGADLFQPNIDLPKGGSFYPPTLLSNVHTAATVAREEIFGPVLVSMTFRTPDEAVMLANNTRYGLSASVWSETIGLALDIAPKLQAGVVWINATNLFDAAVGFGGYRESGYGREGGKEGAYEYLKPKAWSGRKARAVGAEVKEEVAVGGFDTPTLDRTAKLFVGGKQARPDGNYSRTILSPKGAKLGEVGEGNRKDIRNAVAAARGAEGWAKATAHNRAQILYYLAENLSARAAEFAGRIAAMTGVSKAKADAEIEACISRLFSYGAWADKFEGTVHTPPLRGVALAMNEPIGVVGVVCPDEAPLLAFISLVAPLIAMGNRVVAVPSERHPLAATDFYQIIETSDVPAGVINIVTGAAKDLTKTLAEHDDVDALWVFGTKENAAMAERLSVGNLKRLLVDHGLLTDWFDGQAAEGPILLRHAVQVKNIWIPYGE, encoded by the coding sequence ATGAGTGTCGCCCGCTATTTCGACGAGATGTCCTATGGCCCGGCGCCGGAAGCCGATACGGAGGCGCGTGCCTGGTTGAAGCGCCATGAGGCGGGCTTCGGCCATTTCATCGGCGGTGCGTTCGTGAAGCCGGAAGGCGGCCAGTATTTCGATGCCGTCGATCCTTCGACCGGGAGCATCCTCGGCCGCGTGGCGCAGGGCGGCGCGGACGATGTCGAGAAGGCGGTCGCTGCCGCGCGGAAGGCCCAGGGACCCTGGGCGAAGCTCCCCGGCCATACACGGGCGCGGCATCTTTATGCGCTGGCGCGCGCGGTGCAGCGCAATGCGCGGCTGCTCGCGGTGGTCGAGGCCATCGATAACGGCAAGCCCATTCGCGAGACGCGCGATATCGACGTGCCGCAGGTGGCGCGGCATTTCTATTATCATGCCGGCTGGGCGCAATTGCAGGCGAGTGAGTTCGCCGACCAGGTGCCGGTGGGTGTCGTCGGCCAGATCATCCCGTGGAACTTCCCGCTCCTGATGCTCGCCTGGAAAGTGGCGCCGGCCCTGGCGCTCGGCAATACGGTCGTGCTGAAGCCGGCAGAATTCACCTCACTCACCGCCCTGCTGTTTGCCGAGATCGCCGCCGAAGCCGGCTTGCCGGCGGGTGTCCTCAATGTGGTGACCGGTGACGGCAGCACGGGGGCCACCATCGTTGGCCATGCCGGCATCGACAAGATCGCTTTCACAGGCTCCAGCGAGGTGGGCAAACTCATCCGCGAGAAGACCGCCGGATCGGGCAAGTCGCTGACCCTGGAACTCGGTGGCAAGTCGCCCTTCATCGTGTTCGATGATGCCGATATCGACGGCGCCGTCGAGGGTGTCGTCGATGCGATCTGGTTCAACCAGGGCCAGGTCTGTTGTGCGGGATCCCGCCTGCTGGTGCAGGAAGGCATCGCCGAGACGTTCCTCGCGCGTCTCAAGCGGCGCATGGCCACTCTGCGCGTCGGCATGCCGCTCGACAAATGCATCGACATGGGTGCCATCGTCGCACCGGTACAGCTGGAGCGCATCAAATCGCTGGTGGCGACCGGCGTCGCCGAGGGCGCTGACCTCTTCCAGCCCAATATCGACCTGCCCAAGGGTGGTTCCTTCTATCCGCCAACCTTGCTCAGCAATGTTCACACGGCGGCAACCGTGGCGCGGGAAGAGATCTTCGGCCCGGTGCTGGTCTCGATGACATTCCGCACGCCCGATGAAGCCGTGATGCTCGCCAACAACACGCGCTATGGCTTGTCTGCCAGTGTGTGGAGCGAGACCATCGGTCTTGCCCTCGACATCGCCCCCAAGCTGCAGGCCGGCGTGGTCTGGATCAATGCCACCAATTTGTTCGATGCCGCGGTCGGTTTCGGCGGCTACCGCGAATCCGGCTATGGCCGCGAGGGTGGCAAGGAAGGCGCCTATGAATACCTGAAACCGAAGGCCTGGAGCGGGCGCAAGGCACGCGCTGTCGGTGCGGAAGTTAAGGAAGAGGTTGCGGTTGGCGGCTTTGATACGCCGACCCTCGACCGCACGGCCAAGCTGTTCGTCGGTGGCAAGCAGGCGCGCCCCGACGGCAATTATTCGCGCACGATCCTGTCGCCCAAGGGTGCGAAGCTCGGCGAAGTTGGCGAGGGCAACCGCAAGGATATCCGCAACGCGGTCGCTGCCGCCCGTGGCGCCGAGGGCTGGGCGAAGGCCACGGCGCATAACCGTGCGCAGATTCTCTATTACTTGGCCGAGAATCTCTCCGCCCGTGCCGCGGAGTTCGCCGGCCGCATCGCCGCCATGACCGGTGTCTCCAAGGCCAAGGCGGATGCCGAAATCGAGGCCTGTATTTCACGCCTGTTCAGCTATGGCGCCTGGGCCGACAAATTCGAAGGTACTGTCCATACCCCGCCCTTGCGCGGCGTCGCTTTGGCGATGAACGAACCCATCGGCGTCGTTGGCGTGGTCTGCCCCGATGAAGCACCGCTGCTGGCTTTCATCTCGCTGGTGGCGCCCCTGATCGCCATGGGCAACCGCGTGGTCGCGGTGCCGTCGGAACGGCATCCGCTGGCGGCCACGGATTTCTACCAGATCATCGAGACATCCGATGTGCCGGCCGGCGTCATCAATATTGTGACGGGTGCCGCCAAGGATCTCACCAAGACGCTGGCCGAGCATGACGATGTCGATGCGCTATGGGTGTTCGGGACCAAGGAAAACGCGGCGATGGCCGAGAGATTGTCGGTCGGCAATCTGAAGCGCCTGCTGGTCGACCATGGTTTGCTGACGGACTGGTTCGATGGGCAAGCGGCCGAAGGGCCGATCCTGCTGCGCCATGCGGTGCAGGTGAAGAATATCTGGATTCCCTATGGCGAGTGA
- the deoC gene encoding deoxyribose-phosphate aldolase: MADLKIAPIGGSQAVHGAGHNDVARNVAMPLDLGWVQGVRVNLSAAERRVASLPGRRTVKKDAQAAWLLKAITCIDLTTLNGDDTVARVQRLCAKAKSPVRADILQALGMADRGLTTGAVCVYHRFVATAVEALAGSGIPVAAVSTGFPAGLVPHDIKLKEIEASVKDGAQEIDIVITREHVLTGNWQALYDEMRDFRAACGPAHVKAILATGDLKTMRNVARASLVCMMAGADFIKTSTGKEGVNATLLVTLIMIRMIREYQERTGFKIGYKPAGGISAAKDVLNYQFLMKEELGRPWLEPNLFRIGASSLLADIERQLEHHVTGRYSAYNRHAAG, encoded by the coding sequence ATGGCTGATCTCAAGATCGCGCCCATCGGTGGGTCCCAGGCGGTTCATGGCGCGGGACACAATGATGTGGCGCGTAATGTGGCGATGCCGCTCGATCTCGGCTGGGTACAGGGCGTGCGGGTCAACCTTTCCGCCGCCGAACGGCGCGTGGCAAGCCTGCCTGGCCGCCGCACTGTGAAGAAGGACGCCCAGGCGGCCTGGCTGCTGAAGGCCATCACCTGCATCGACCTCACCACCTTGAACGGCGACGACACCGTTGCGCGTGTGCAGCGGCTCTGCGCCAAGGCGAAGTCGCCGGTGCGCGCCGACATTTTGCAGGCGCTCGGCATGGCTGATCGCGGCCTTACCACGGGGGCGGTCTGCGTCTATCACCGCTTCGTGGCGACGGCCGTCGAAGCGCTTGCCGGATCGGGTATTCCGGTGGCGGCGGTGTCCACAGGATTCCCGGCGGGCCTGGTGCCCCATGACATCAAGCTCAAGGAAATCGAGGCGTCGGTCAAAGACGGGGCGCAGGAAATCGACATCGTCATCACCCGCGAACATGTGCTGACCGGCAATTGGCAGGCGCTCTATGACGAGATGCGCGACTTCCGCGCGGCCTGTGGGCCAGCGCATGTGAAGGCCATTCTCGCGACCGGCGATTTGAAGACCATGCGCAACGTGGCGCGGGCGTCGCTGGTCTGCATGATGGCGGGCGCCGATTTCATCAAGACCTCGACCGGCAAGGAAGGCGTCAACGCCACCTTGCTGGTGACCCTCATCATGATCCGCATGATCCGCGAGTATCAGGAACGCACCGGCTTCAAGATCGGCTACAAGCCGGCCGGTGGCATTTCAGCGGCGAAGGATGTGCTCAACTACCAGTTCCTGATGAAGGAGGAATTGGGGCGCCCTTGGCTGGAGCCCAATCTCTTCCGCATCGGCGCCTCGAGCCTGCTTGCGGACATCGAACGCCAGCTTGAACATCATGTGACCGGCCGCTATTCGGCCTATAACCGGCATGCCGCAGGATAA
- a CDS encoding DeoR family transcriptional regulator, whose translation MSTRKTERANALADALARRGVLHLRDAAALLGVSEMTVRRDVGAMPDRFAYLGGHIVSADDIAGGYELGREADSHANAKAGACAHALKLIKPDDTVFIDCGSTLDHLAQQIPEELNVTVICYSLNVAERLAQKPHIRMIMLGGIYHPASATFSSGDWLEPLGRFGINKAFISAGGVAVERGASCSHFHEVPIKQKAIASAQESHLVVDASKFGTIKPAYFARLSDFRSIITEDGGKVPEA comes from the coding sequence ATGTCGACCCGCAAGACAGAGCGTGCGAACGCACTGGCCGACGCCCTGGCCCGGCGCGGCGTGCTGCATCTGCGCGATGCGGCGGCACTGCTCGGTGTTTCGGAGATGACGGTGCGGCGCGATGTCGGCGCCATGCCCGACCGCTTTGCTTATCTGGGCGGCCATATCGTCAGCGCCGACGACATCGCCGGCGGCTATGAACTCGGCCGCGAGGCGGACAGCCATGCCAATGCAAAGGCCGGCGCCTGCGCCCATGCCCTCAAACTGATCAAGCCGGACGATACCGTGTTCATCGATTGTGGCTCGACGCTCGATCATCTGGCCCAGCAAATACCGGAGGAACTGAACGTCACTGTGATCTGTTACTCATTGAACGTGGCGGAGCGACTGGCGCAAAAACCGCACATCAGGATGATCATGCTGGGAGGGATTTATCACCCTGCCTCGGCCACCTTTTCCAGTGGCGACTGGCTGGAGCCGCTGGGGCGGTTCGGCATCAACAAGGCGTTCATCTCGGCCGGAGGCGTCGCCGTGGAGCGCGGTGCCAGCTGCTCACATTTCCATGAGGTGCCGATCAAGCAGAAGGCGATCGCCAGCGCCCAGGAGAGCCATCTGGTGGTGGATGCGAGCAAGTTCGGCACCATCAAGCCGGCCTATTTTGCGCGACTCTCCGATTTCCGCTCGATCATCACCGAAGACGGGGGAAAGGTGCCCGAAGCCTGA